The following are encoded in a window of Magnolia sinica isolate HGM2019 chromosome 11, MsV1, whole genome shotgun sequence genomic DNA:
- the LOC131219080 gene encoding NADH-ubiquinone oxidoreductase chain 2, with protein MRAPDIYEGSPTPVTAFLSIAPKISISANMSRVSIYGSYGATLQQIFFFCSIASMILGALAAMAQTKVKRPLAHSSIGHVGYIRTGFSCGTIEGIQSLLIGIFIYASMTIDAFAIVPALRQTRVKYIADLGALAKTNPISAITFSITMFSYAGIPPLAGFRSKFYLFFAALGCGAYFLAPVGVVTSVIGRWAAGRLP; from the coding sequence ATGCGGGCACCTGATATCTATGAGGGTTCACCCACCCCGGTTACAGCATTCCTTTCTATTGCGCCTAAAATCTCTATTTCTGCAAATATGTCACGTGTTTCTATTTATGGTTCCTATGGAGCTACATTGCAACAAATCTTCTTTTTCTGCAGCATTGCTTCTATGATCTTAGGAGCACTGGCCGCCATGGCCCAAACGAAAGTCAAAAGACCTCTAGCTCATAGTTCGATTGGACATGTAGGTTATATTCGTACTGGTTTCTCATGTGGAACCATAGAaggaattcaatcactactaatTGGTATCTTTATTTATGCATCAATGACGATAGATGCATTCGCCATAGTTCCAGCATTACGGCAAACCCGTGTCAAATATATAGCGGATTTGGGCGCTCTAGCCAAAACGAATCCTATTTCGGCTATTACCTTCTCCATTACTATGTTCTCATACGCAGGAATACCCCCGTTAGCCGGCTTTCGTAGCAAATTCTATTTGTTCTTCGCCGCTTTGGGTTGTGGGGCTTACTTCCTAGCCCCAGTGGGAGTAGTGACTAGCGTTATAGGTCGTTGGGCGGCCGGAAGGTTGCCATGA
- the LOC131219081 gene encoding uncharacterized protein LOC131219081: MFEPMFKPNPPHSERMPADVQIRECFPQPLKERLDEGREMRRGKENAFGDRDVDFHRKRRRPRMAYGACYLKGEENTLFRPRWYDCRALSSFRPLAYWDSSLRALPALSNKEFRLGPVKRWQQQKGRGPCSCCARPLSSRFGIYYKRENPLQITTPLLGSVWNGRERTFLDI; the protein is encoded by the coding sequence ATGTTTGAGCCTATGTTCAAACCAAACCCACCCCATAGCGAAAGAATGCCCGCCGACGTTCAGATAAGGGAATGCTTCCCCCAACCACTAAAGGAAAGGCTCGACGAAGGGAGGGAGATGCGGCGGGGGAAGGAAAACGCTTTCGGAGATCGAGATGTCGATTTTCATCGAAAACGAAGAAGGCCGAGGATGGCCTACGGTGCGTGTTATCTGAAGGGCGAAGAGAACACGCTTTTTCGACCGCGGTGGTATGATTGCCGGGCCCTCTCCTCGTTCCGCCCGCTGGCCTATTGGGATAGCAGCCTTCGGGCTTTGCCTGCCCTTTCTAATAAAGAATTCCGGCTCGGCCCGGTAAAGCGCTGGCAACAACAGAAAGGAAGGGGTCCATGTAGCTGCTGCGCCCGCCCACTGAGCAGCAGGTTCGGCATCTACTACAAAAGAGAGAATCCACTTCAGATAACCACGCCTCTGCTAGGCAGCGTGTGGAATGGCCGAGAGCGGACCTTTTTGGATATATAA